A portion of the Simkania negevensis Z genome contains these proteins:
- a CDS encoding sodium/proline symporter: MQTTLTAVFVYLLIALAIGILSCKRHMSSSDFIIGGRSLNFWLTALAAHASDMSNWLFMGYPAMIFLGGVFNIWIAIGLILCMFFNWRLIAPKIRVLSEETNTVTLSGLFANSLDSSGGIRNFSSAFCCIFYTVYISAGLIGLGQLSETLLGVSYQSGILFGTLIVVLYVIIGGFSTLAWLDFFQGTFLMGVILFVPLYLLPRLGGFEAISLSLYEKGLATSLFPSFHYLTYFKIISMTLGWGLGYFGQPHIITKFMGIKKTSEIRKSQRVGLSWMVLSLLGATLVGLVATAFFRVPLNDPEMIFISIVELSFSPFISGFILCAIIAAIVNVTSAQLLTLSSIISQDFYKKLCLGSSGKREILITRLSILIVAMIALFIAYLKPSSIYSLVLYAWSGLGATFGPLLILLLYSKKVTKFGAWVGILSGGILSAVWPFINTLFPIDIEPLLPAFSVSLLLNWLVSKMTLSRENLFEFSENLKLFKD; this comes from the coding sequence ATGCAGACGACCCTCACAGCAGTTTTTGTCTATTTGTTGATTGCGTTAGCGATTGGAATTTTATCTTGCAAGCGCCATATGAGTTCTTCTGATTTTATTATTGGGGGACGTTCTCTCAATTTTTGGTTAACAGCTCTTGCTGCCCATGCAAGTGATATGAGTAACTGGTTATTCATGGGATATCCAGCAATGATATTTTTAGGAGGGGTGTTCAATATCTGGATAGCTATAGGGCTAATACTTTGTATGTTTTTTAATTGGAGATTAATTGCTCCAAAAATTCGAGTTTTGTCTGAAGAAACAAACACAGTGACTCTGTCTGGGCTCTTTGCAAATTCATTGGATTCTTCTGGAGGGATTCGAAATTTTTCTTCTGCTTTTTGCTGTATTTTTTATACAGTTTATATATCTGCTGGATTGATAGGTTTAGGTCAGCTTTCTGAAACTCTCCTTGGCGTTAGTTATCAAAGTGGGATTCTTTTTGGAACTCTAATTGTGGTTCTATACGTCATCATAGGAGGCTTTTCTACCCTAGCTTGGTTAGATTTTTTCCAGGGGACATTTTTAATGGGAGTGATTTTATTCGTCCCACTATACCTTTTACCAAGGCTAGGAGGTTTTGAGGCTATTTCTTTGAGTTTATATGAAAAGGGACTAGCAACTTCGTTATTTCCCAGCTTTCATTATTTAACGTACTTTAAAATAATTTCAATGACATTAGGATGGGGTTTGGGGTATTTTGGACAACCCCATATTATTACTAAATTTATGGGGATAAAAAAAACTTCAGAGATTCGCAAGTCCCAGAGAGTGGGACTATCTTGGATGGTTTTATCACTATTGGGAGCAACATTGGTAGGGCTTGTGGCTACAGCTTTTTTCAGGGTCCCTCTCAATGATCCCGAGATGATCTTTATTTCGATCGTAGAGTTAAGCTTTAGCCCGTTTATCTCAGGCTTTATTCTTTGCGCGATCATTGCTGCGATCGTAAATGTTACGAGTGCACAGTTGTTAACTCTTTCTTCTATTATTTCTCAGGATTTTTATAAGAAATTATGCTTAGGATCTTCTGGGAAAAGAGAGATTTTAATCACTCGCTTAAGTATTCTCATCGTTGCGATGATTGCCTTGTTCATCGCGTATTTAAAACCATCATCTATTTATTCTTTAGTACTTTATGCTTGGTCGGGCCTAGGAGCAACTTTTGGGCCATTGCTCATCCTATTGCTCTATTCTAAGAAAGTCACAAAGTTTGGAGCGTGGGTTGGGATATTATCTGGAGGGATATTATCTGCGGTATGGCCTTTCATAAATACTCTTTTTCCGATTGATATTGAACCACTGCTTCCTGCTTTTTCAGTAAGTCTTTTACTTAACTGGCTTGTATCTAAGATGACTTTATCTAGGGAAAATCTTTTTGAATTTTCAGAAAACTTAAAATTGTTTAAGGATTAG
- a CDS encoding amino acid kinase family protein: protein MKFGGAALETPNHFCRVAQIVKEKFQSDIRLIIVVSAMGQMTDELMDLARKVSPNPLKREQDMLISVGERISMSLLAMALADQGVQAISLTGSQSGIMTSDDHLDARILAVRPLRLKQHLDEGKVVIVAGFQGVSQAKEITTLGRGGSDTTAVALGVAFGAEKVEFYKDVPGFYEKDPKKDANASLFSHLSYDQALAYAKSGSTPLHPRSIFLASKNGIPLHVLSFKEDERMLFPGTKISDDQIARSLEPIYESIGTGDQSPP from the coding sequence ATGAAATTTGGAGGTGCGGCTCTTGAAACGCCAAACCATTTTTGCCGTGTGGCGCAGATTGTGAAAGAAAAATTTCAATCAGATATAAGGCTCATTATCGTTGTAAGTGCTATGGGACAGATGACAGATGAACTCATGGACCTTGCTCGCAAAGTTTCTCCAAATCCACTTAAACGGGAACAAGACATGCTTATCTCTGTTGGGGAGCGAATCAGCATGTCACTTCTAGCAATGGCGCTAGCTGATCAAGGTGTTCAAGCTATCAGTTTAACTGGGAGTCAATCTGGAATCATGACATCTGATGATCATTTAGATGCTCGCATTCTAGCTGTGCGTCCTCTGCGGCTCAAGCAGCATCTCGATGAAGGGAAAGTAGTTATAGTGGCAGGGTTTCAAGGAGTGAGCCAAGCCAAAGAAATCACAACTCTTGGGCGTGGTGGATCTGATACGACAGCTGTTGCCCTAGGGGTTGCATTTGGGGCTGAAAAAGTCGAGTTTTATAAAGATGTTCCGGGTTTTTATGAGAAAGATCCCAAAAAAGATGCTAATGCTTCTCTTTTTTCTCATCTTTCTTACGATCAAGCGCTAGCTTATGCAAAAAGCGGGAGTACACCATTGCATCCTCGTTCAATTTTCCTTGCTTCAAAAAATGGCATCCCATTACACGTATTAAGTTTTAAGGAAGATGAGCGTATGCTTTTTCCAGGAACGAAAATCAGTGATGATCAAATAGCGAGGAGCTTGGAGCCTATTTATGAAAGCATTGGCACAGGAGATCAGTCACCGCCCTGA